The genomic stretch GGCTACTGTTTTGTCATGTCAGGATTTGCATTGGTGCAGGGTCCGCAGTGCTACACCTCTTATGGTTGGACGTACCCGTTTGCAGGCCAGGGGGGCAGGTAGGGAGAggctgtgctgtgtgtgtgtgtgtgtgtgtgtatgtgtgtgtgggatggtttattcattcagtttattcatttatcaaaTACTTAGTCAGAAATATAGGGAAAAATCTCTCACAATTTtcacaaatatattgttttgacTGTTCCAGAAGTTATTAAATTTACAATTatatgaaaaagagaaaagatggAAATCCTTACTTTTGAGAAGGTGAAACCAGCGAAGTTTGGGCATtgttaaataaatgacaaataacTTATCAACTATATTGGTTTTATTGGTTGATTGAACTTTTAATCAATCATTTCAGCTCAAAAtcttgcaaaataaaatgattttcatAACTCACTAAATGTGttgatgtaaatgtaaatgtgacatacaaaaatgttaGTAGAAATGCAGCTGCAGCTGTCTTTGATTGATTGCCTACTAAACTGTCTCTCTCTACGTCCCAGGTATCTTTTACAACCTGAGACTTGGTCGCGGTGTCTTCAGCCGGTCAACATTGTAGAGTGGAACGtgactctgctgtgtgtgttactgGGCCTGGCTGTGCTGGAGTTCATCATCTGTCTCTTACAGCTGGGAAGCGGCTTAGTTAACGCCGTCTGTCGGCCCTGTTGCTATAAGCAAGAATATAGTCTTAATGCTTAGATTAACACACACGTGTGTATATAGACTCACCTACTGAGACACAAGTGCATGTGCACATATAAGAAAAAATCACACACTCAACATTTATGCACACATGCGGATTAATGAACACGGAAGTCATCACACAGCCTCATTGTCTTTACTTAGACACACCTAGAGTACACATACAGTGTCACCTGACTGCCACCTCAGTATCATCActttgttttaagtttttaatttgACACTTGGTAAAGTAAATTACTAAGCATTCATTGatgatgttaatgtgtgtgcATCCAGAATACtcaatagaaatataaaaagaggaTGCAATTGACTTAAAATAGATTAAGTAGAGCATGTTTCACTTCATGAAATCTCTATTCTTAATGTAAAGGTTACCCCCTTTCTTTATTATTACTGACTGTATACCTTTGTATACAATCCCAACAACTACACTACCATTTTTATTGCATAAACAATTCAAATCAATGTCATTTACCGAGTATAATTAAGATGACAGCCATATATTTTTTGATATTGTTGGAAATGACATGAGCTCTTTGTCACTGTTGACAATGTCCTTGCAAGAAGAGATGCACATTTCCATGATTTAGTTGTTTATCAGCATCTTGGCTGACATGATTATCTTGATGCACCAGAAAGTGTCTTTTCCATCCAGTTTGATTCTTGTGGTTCCAAGGTTTATTCACTGTGTTGGATCACGAGCagatttatgtgtgtatgtgtgtgtttgtacatttgttttaattttcagagcattttgttgtaaatgttttttctttacctcTTTCAGATGCTAGATCAGTGTTAACGgacattttatataaatattttagtgacatatttttataatgtaatgtaatgtataatatgtttgtttgtgcagccttgaataaaaaaagactatttCCATTTTCAGTTTCCAGTGAGTAATTAAGCTGATCTTTGTCATACTTTTCCTGCACTCGGCCAATGCACTTTACCCTTAAATCCCTGCAGATGTCAGTGGTAAACAGCACAGTTATCtgcatgtgtatctggatgCTTGACTcccctcctgcacctcctccaaaCTGTTACTTCCTCCGTTAGTTCAACCTTATATTTCTGACCCCACTTACGGTAACACAGGAGGAGGGTCCCTGACACAGATACAGTGTTAGCTTATGTGTGATCATGTgcgtttttgcatgtgtgttgtaATCCTGGACTAAAATTTCTGTCCTGGAGTTTCCAGAGTTACCTGTTATTGATCCAAACTGCCAAACTGAGTAAATTTGGCCTCTGATATGGAGAGTCAAGCctgttaagtgttttttttctccagcaaataaaactaaatattacAAGCCTCTACAACAAGGTGACTGCTGGGagaatatttccatttctgtCCAGAGAACACTATGGATACATTGCTTTATTAAccttaaaacaataacaaaccaGTCTTGAAAGAAACATTAATCTTTATTGATTTAAAGGCAGGTGGAAGTAATTCAAATGAGTAataaaagtgagagaaaaaaagtagtaaCCAATTTTTATCAAAATTCACAATATGGACAAGTGCATTATCCAAATTACAGGAGGCTCACTATTTGTTAAAGGCAAAGTATTTGTCAAAATCCTATTCTGAATTAAGTAGTGTATTGCTGCAAGATCCAAATCttattctacaaaaaaaatatttattctgtaCAGATTGTATGAATAtgtttttcagtaaaaatgagaataatggtTCAGAAACGAACATTCCCTCCAATATTGTGAATCATTTGGTAATTGCAAGATCAGTAAAAAATGTTACaactagacattttttttctaaattgtgCAGCCTTACTACTTAGGTTGGTAAGACTGTTTTAGTTGTCTAATACAAGCACACATTTAAGCCAGAAAATCTGATTTTTGGGAATCTTTTTCAACACTTGACGTCAGTATTGACAGGATCAAAAGTCAGAGTGTTTTTCAATTGGCTAATCATGACGTTACTTGATGTTTGGCTGCATTGCAAAGAACAAAAATGATGTGATACATATCTGTTTTTCTAGATTCTGACAAAAAGGAGATCAACTATATGatgtttaatgtaaatataactTGAATCTGATCTATTTGTGTCTTGATCGTTTGTGCATGCTATATCAAATGTTGAGACTGCACTGAAAAACGTTTTCTGTTGTTATGCAAGTCTGAGGGGCACCCTTTGTTATCTCTGTGGTTGAGACACTGTCTGTTGGTCAGTGACCCCtctacctgttttttttttcagcagtcaGCTGAGGGAGTATAAAGACAAACACAGGGCGTCAAGTCTCTCAGACTGACTAACAGCTGTCAGTCGTTTGTCTTCATTATTATCATCCTCTGGATCACTGAACAGAAATAAAGACTTGTCTTCCTCCCTGGAAGTTTCACTTTGGACTCTTCAGAATGCATCAGCTGGGGTTGTTAAGGGGAGTGTTGCTGTTTTGTTGTGCAGCAGCATGTGAGTCTGCTATGGTGAGAGAGTACTTCCTCAGGATAGAGGAGGTGTCTTGGAACTATGCTCCAACTGGGAAGAACGTTATTCAAAACCGCACTCTGCAGGAGGATGAGTAAGTACATGCACAGCACATTGTCTTGATAATGTCGGAGTCCTCAATCAGCCCTGAGCCTACTGGAGTTCAACCAAAATGCAGCAGCAAGATTTCTTATTGGTACCAAGAAGCGGACATATCTGCTCTTTATTGGCCTCCTTtccttttattcacattttaagaTGTGCTCTTATGGATTAGCAACTGGTTATAATCTCCAATTTATCATTAACTCCTACACCTACTTTACCTCATTTAAAATTTTTGTACCAGACTGTTCAACGATTTACCCCTAAATTTCAGGTCCTCCTTATCTATTGCTTATTACAATGTTTAAGTCCCACGTGTTTACATTTGCTTTTTAGTCCACACTTAGGACTACAATAATCACTGCTGTATGACAACCTGGTATCTTCCACACACACcccaaaaagaaattaaaaattaacttttaatgATATAAAATTACTGAAgagcattatttatttattttattttcaaaataaattacactCCCATGCAACACAATTGCATTGGGAATTGTAATTGCAGATCTCCACACTGGATGAGGTCCGGGTGGATAGATGGGTCaataaacacaggactttcaaccaggagaTCTCTTAATTTATGTAACAAACATACTCATTTTAATCCAGACCATTATCTTTCACACAACTTAACCAGTAACTCGTCGTGCTTAACCAAACTACAAGCATTTCAGCCACATGttaaaactgctgtttttaatttaaaaaagtgtttttgtttaaaaaaaaaaaaactgccgtaattgttaaaaaaagagaagagaatgCAGTTTGCTACCTATatggaaattacattttaggATGGTTGTATTGTTTATCTGTAACAACTTCACCCCCCAGATAATCCAGTGGATTTTCAAATGGTTTATGCAGCTTTAGACATAAAggaataataaagtaatatttttttcttcagtttatctCAGAAAAAATCAGTACCATCAAATTTAGAGATACATTTATGTTCTATTCAATGTACTATCTGTGCAaaaagactttttttcatttttacgtGGACCTGTTCAACTAATTACTCATGTTTCATTTGAGTTACTTATTTGTACCTTTAAACCTCTCTGGTCAGCATGATTTAAAAATAGTGGATACATGCAGAAACATCCTGATATACAAGGACCTACAAAAACAGCAGCTATACTATACAGACACATCCCTTCATTCACACATATACTGTACATCAGAGTTAGGAATTATGCCATGTAATGACTAAATGACTACATTTATCTAAATAACTGTGGAAGAccaattttggtcaaaattttCTGACTCACTTGCTTTTCCTTCAGTcacaaatgaaaatgtttcatttttcagaGAGGCTGCAGTGTTTTTACAGCGAGGCCCCCAGCGTATCGGCTCCACCTACAAGAAGGCTGTGTATAAACAGTACAGCGACGCCACCTACAGGACAGAGGTGGTTAAGGCGGCCTGGCTGGGCTACCTGGGACCCCTGTTGATGGCTGAGGAGGGAGACACATTGATCATCCACCTGAAGAATGCAGCATCCAGACCTTACAGCATCCACCCACATGGACTGAACTACAGCAAGGGCAATGAGGGTGaggaattaatgaattaaaaatgtgcaaagCAGTGCATTAGCGTGCAGAGACTGATAGATGTGTGATTTTCTGTGCTTGTTTTTGACTCTTCAGGAGCTATGTACCCAGACGGTACTGGTCCAGAGCTGAAACGTGACGACTCGGTTGCGGCTGGTGCAAGTGTGACATATATGTGGACCCTCCCAGAGAGCCACAGCCCAACAGCAGAGGACAGAAACTGCATGACCAGATTCTACCACTCCCACCTCAACACGCCAAAAGACATCAACACAGGACTGTTAGGGCCGCTCATCGTCTGTAAGAAAGGTACTGGAACCTTTTTGATCTTATATTATCCAGTGGTGGAACTAAGTACTCCAGTGCTGTTCtttaagaactttttttttttttagatacttttacttttattatcaaCTGctatatacttctactccacaaaATTTCAGAGGTAAATCTTGTACTTTCTAACAATAATAAGAACACTGATGATGCCATTCTAATTTTATTCTACCGTAAACACATGTTGTGGATAACACGTCTCTACTGTTacttaaagatataatatgtacattttcctcaataaaatgtttttcctaaAATGCATACTTAGATTATTCCAAACCTTTAGCAGTCCATAAAATGGGATTGTGGTTGTCTGCCAGAAACtctcattaatttaatttaatccagTTTTAAACCagatctactttttttttttttttttttagatcttggtcattttatactatatataccagaagaaggattttttgtttttggatgtCTGAATCTTAAGTTATCGGCGAAACAAGCTGAACAAATGTAGTTGCAGCTTTGCTAGCATTCCCCCCACAGCAACTGAGAAACACtcattttttaacacaaaactgttttatactgtgttttactgATTTGAACCACCGGCACCCAGCTTCGTATGGTAATGCTAAAACCCAGCAACTCATGGTAGTTgttgaagacaacaactcccatgatcccatgcTACGTCACAATGCCAAACTCATAATTTCATAAAATGGCATTTAAGTATTATTGTGAATGctgctttgttgtactgtaactGCTGATCTCACAGATTTGATGGAAGTTCAGCAATATATTTGGTAGTTGTATTAGTGTTGAAACAATTGGTCTAATAATGGATAAGTTGAAAGCAAGAAGTTAATTGAGAAAGTCATTTTTAGGGCATTTAAGTAGGTTTACCCTTCAGAATAATGCATATTTTCCTTAAATGTGCTTTCCTTCAATCTCCAGGAGCTCTGGACTTACATGGAGACAGGTCAGGGGACTATCTGTATGCTCTGCTGTTCATGGTGTCAGATGAAAACTTCAGCTGGTACCTGGATGACAACATCAGGACACACATTACAAGTCCTGCCAAAGGCCTGAAGGAGGATGAGGATTTCATTGAGAGCAACAAAATGCATGGTGAGGGGGAGCATCCTCGTCCACTTACATGCACactatacacacaaatacaaaacatcTCTAACTGTGAGTGTGAATTGCAGGTATAAACGGTTTTCTGTATGGCAACCTTCCTGGATTGAGCATGTGCCAAGGCAACACAATCCACTGGCATATGTTTGCCTTAGGCAATGaggtaaatgttgtatttttttatttttattattgtgactAACCAGAATTTTTCTTATTCGCTAACATGCATTGGTCCAAACTTAAGTCATATTGACAAAACTCAAAACAGTCAGAGAGTGAAACTGAAGTCTATGAGGACCAAACTGTGAATCATTTGTcattgcttttacagaaaatacattCAGTGGCCACATTTTCCAAATTCCAAGCACTCCCTTTACTCATTCAATGATACCCCGGTTTTAAAAATTGGTAGAAACACATTCAGAACGGAATGATGGCAAATGTTTCTCCATATACAAAAATCCTTAGCagaatatttagaataaaatgaaataataataatttaaacacAACTGATTGCAATTTCAGCTGAAAGTCAAACCAGGTATCCTGTTTTTGTCTCGATACCAAACAGATAAAAACGGAATGGCTTCAGAATGACCTTTTCATGTAATGATCGATGCTTgttccttttaaaaaacaacaactgtaaaaCTGATCTTGTAATGTTCAGGTTTCATGTctcatttttcagttttacgAACCATTGCTCATTGAAATCATAGTGCAACATTTCTTGTCCAAGTTAAGGAACATAACTCACCAAAATTCACAATATAACTTGCTCTTTATCCTGAAAAGAGGCTAATTATTCACCTCTTGTGTCATCAATGATCTTTTGTAATTTGaggtcaaaatgtcaaaaagataCTCCCTCTATAATAAGAATATTGCCTATGCTGatattttgttgaaaaaaataatttgtgaccATGTGATTATTGAAAATTTAAATTGTTCAGGAACAAGTTTATTGCTTGTATTTTAGTAGAGCACCTGGTTTCAACGcagattaaatgtaatttaattgaatttaattacaaCAGGTGGATATGCATTCAGTTCATTTCCACGGCCAGATCCTGACTGTTCAGAACcaccacacagacacagtgagTCTTTTCCCTGCCTCCAGCACTACAGCTGAAATGGTAGCAGATAACCCCGGACACTGGCTGCTGAGCTGCTCTGTCAATGACCATTTTATGGGTGAGCTCACTTCACCCGTTCCTAATATGATGCAAGGAAGACAATATGTCACCCAACTGCataattgtgttgtttgtttagtatttgttgagtttttttctttctttcatggGTCCATCCAGCTGGAATGCAGGCTATATTTGAGATCAAGAAGTGTTTTCCTAATGTCCACAAGCCACGGCCACATGGTGAGCTTAGACCGTACTTCATTGCTGCTGAAGAAGAAGTCTGGGACTACGCTCCTACGCTTCCTTCTGATGGGTTAGttactgtgcacacacacattcactgaaAATGTCCAGGGCCATCTTGATGTTTCTGTAAGACCCCTGTTACTAatttttgcttgtgtgtgtgtagtgaagCAGAGAAGTTTGTAACCAAAAGTCAGAGCCGTATTGGAAGCCGTTATAAGAAGGTTCGCTATGTGGAGTATACTGACAACACCTTCACAACAAAGATGCTCCGCAGCCCAGAGGAGCAACACCTTGGAATTCTGGGTAATCCAGGCTGGGCTGGGGTTGATAGCATGTCTTCAGGGTCAAAGATGCTGTTATCACACGATAGAATCAGTGGTTATCATTCCCACAAATATGGGCGGGTTGGTGTTATGAAAAAATCACTTCTCAGTGCTTGTGCACATAAATTTGGGTATCTGTAAAGCCTAACAACAAAGTGTTCAATAAGACACAATACGATCAGGGAACTTGGGATTCAACAAGCCATTCAAGTCTAGC from Centropristis striata isolate RG_2023a ecotype Rhode Island chromosome 9, C.striata_1.0, whole genome shotgun sequence encodes the following:
- the tm4sf18 gene encoding transmembrane 4 L6 family member 18; its protein translation is MCCSVGFARSLGLALLPLALCCIMTNLLLLFPMGETIYIKEGRLASYIWYFGGLGGGGGLMLIPAVVFITLGKCSCCWNESLMMCGSVLAAVVGLVGSGYCFVMSGFALVQGPQCYTSYGWTYPFAGQGGRYLLQPETWSRCLQPVNIVEWNVTLLCVLLGLAVLEFIICLLQLGSGLVNAVCRPCCYKQEYSLNA